One segment of Cervus canadensis isolate Bull #8, Minnesota chromosome 32, ASM1932006v1, whole genome shotgun sequence DNA contains the following:
- the E4F1 gene encoding transcription factor E4F1 isoform X1: MEGAMAVRVTAAHTAEARAEAGREAGEGGVAAAAAALAPGGFLGLPAPFSEEDEDDVHRCGRCQAEFTALEDFVQHKLQKACQRAPQEALPATPAAALLGREVAAGAAGSEEPITVAHIVVEAAALAGDISHSPDIVGGGHIKEVIVASEAEPGDSEVAEGPGSPSRRGPGLSAEGEQAQVKLLVNKDGRYVCMLCHKTFKTGSILKAHMVTHSSRKDHECKLCGASFRTKGSLIRHHRRHTDERPYKCAKCGKSFRESGALTRHLKSLTPCTEKIRFSMSKDMVVGKEDVPAGSSASTVGAVTPSSVAGEPMETSPVIHLVTDAKGTVIHEVHVQMQELPLGMKALAPEPPGPQELPCSSEGGRENLLHQAMQNSGIVLERAPGEEGTLGPATPTVSSPQPPGDAAPELPLLEVEQVETQVAGEASSVPRTHPCPQCSETFPTAATLEAHKRGHAGPRPFTCPQCGKAFPKAYLLKKHQEVHVHERRFRCGDCGKLYKTIAHVRGHRRVHSDERPYPCPECGKRYKTKNAQQVHFRTHLEEKPHVCPFCSRGFREKGSLVRHVRHHTGEKPFKCYKCGRGFAEHGTLNRHLRTKGGCLLEVEELLVSEESPAAAAAVLTEDPHTVLVEFSSVVADTQEYIIEATADDAETSEATEIIEGTQTEVDSHIMKVVQQIVHQASAGHQIIVQNVTMDQEAQLGPEAAAADTITIATPESLTEQVAMTLASAISEGTVLTARSGTSGAEQATVTMVSSEDIEILEHAGELVIASPEGQLEVQTVIV; this comes from the exons ATGGAGGGCGCGATGGCAGTGCGGGTGACGGCCGCGCATACGGCAGAAGCCCGGGCCGAAGCCGGGCGGGAAGCGGGTGAGGGCGGGGtcgcggcggcggcagcggcctTGGCTCCTGGTGGCTTTCTCGGCCTCCCGGCGCCCTTCAGCGAGGAAG ATGAGGACGACGTGCACAGATGTGGCCGCTGCCAGGCAGAGTTCACCGCCCTGGAGGACTTCGTTCAGCATAAGCTCCAAAAAGCCTGCCAGCGGGCGCCTCAGGAGGCCCTGCCCGCCACCCCGGCCGCCGCGCTGCTGGGTCGGGAG GTGGCAGCAGGAGCGGCGGGCTCAGAGGAGCCCATCACTGTGGCCCACATTGTGGTGGAGGCGGCGGCGCTCGCGGGAGACATCAGCCACTCGCCTGACATAGTTG GAGGCGGACACATCAAAGAGGTCATCGTGGCCTCAGAGGCGGAGCCGGGGGACAGCGAGGTGGCTGAGGGCCCAGGCAGCCCCAGCCGGCGGGGGCCCGGGCTCTCTGCGGAGGGTGAGCAGGCCCAGGTCAAGCTGCTGGTGAACAAGGACGGCCGCTACGTGTGCATGCTCTGCCACAAGACCTTCAAGACG GGCAGCATCCTCAAGGCCCACATGGTCACGCACAGCAGCCGCAAAGACCACGAGTGCAAACTGTGCGGGGCCTCCTTCCGCACCAAAGGCTCGCTCATCCGGCACCACCGGAGGCACACAG ACGAGCGCCCCTATAAGTGTGCCAAGTGTGGGAAGAGCTTCCGGGAGTCGGGGGCACTAACCCGGCACCTGAAGTCTCTCACTCCGTGTACAGAAAAAATCCGCTTCAGCATGAGCAAAGACATGGTCGTCGGCAAAGAGGACGTGCCTGCAG GGTCCAGCGCCTCCACTGTGGGGGCTGTTACCCCGTCGTCGGTGGCAGGCGAGCCCATGGAGACCTCGCCAGTGATTCACCTGGTGACAGATGCCAAGGGCACCGTCATCCATGAAGTCCACGTCCAGATGCAGGAGCTTCCCCTGGGCATGAAGGCCCTCGCCCCGGAG CCCCCTGGCCCCCAGGAGCTTCCCTGCTCCAGCGAGGGCGGCCGCGAGAACCTTCTGCACCAGGCCATGCAGAACTCCGGCATCGTGCTCGAGCGGGCCCCCGGGGAGGAGGGGACCCTGGGGCCAGCCACCCCCACCGTGTCCAGTCCCCAGCCGCCCGGAGACGCTGCCCCGGAACTGCCGCTGCTGGAGGTGGAGCAGGTGGAGACA CAGGTGGCTGGCGAGGCCTCGTCTGTGCCCAGGACCCACCCGTGCCCTCAGTGCAGTGAGACCTTCCCAACGGCGGCCACCCTGGAGGCCCACAAAAGAGGCCATGCAG GGCCGAGGCCCTTCACCTGCCCGCAGTGTGGCAAGGCCTTCCCCAAGGCCTACCTGCTCAAGAAGCACCAGGAGGTCCATGTGCATGAGCGCCGCTTCCGCTGCGGGGACTGCGGGAAGCTCTACAAGACCATCGCCCATGTCCGTGGCCACCGGCGTGTCCACTCGGACGAGCGGCCCTACCCCTGTCCTGAGTGTGGCAAGCGCTACAAGACCAAG AATGCCCAGCAGGTGCACTTCCGGACGCACCTGGAGGAGAAGCCACACGTGTGCCCGTTCTGCAGCCGCGGCTTCCGGGAGAAGGGCTCGCTGGTGCGGCACGTGCGGCAccacacgggcgagaagcccttCAAGTGCTACAAGTGTGGCCGTGGTTTCGCTGAGCACGGCACGCTCAACCGCCACCTGCGGACCAAGG GGGGCTGCCTGCTGGAGGTGGAGGAGCTGCTGGTGTCTGAGGAGAGCCCCGCTGCGGCCGCCGCCGTCCTGACCGAGGACCCGCACACCGTGTTGGTCGAGTTCTCGTCCGTGGTAGCTGACACGCAGGAGTACATCATCGAG GCCACCGCAGATGATGCAGAGACCAGTGAAGCCACGGAGATCATTGAGGGCACCCAGACggag GTGGACAGTCACATCATGAAGGTGGTGCAGCAGATAGTGCACCAGGCCAGCGCTGGGCACCAGATCATTGTGCAGAATGTGACCATGGACCAGGAGGCGCAGCTGGGCCCGGAGGCGGCCGCGGCCGACACCATCACCATCGCCACCCCCGAGAGCCTGACGGAGCAGGTGGCCATGACGCTGGCCTCGGCCATCAGCGAGGGCACTGTGCTCACTGCCCGCTCGGGTACCAGTGGCGCTGAGCAGGCCACTGTGACCATGGTTTCGTCAGAGGACATTGAGATCCTGGAGCATGCCGGCGAGCTGGTTATCGCCTCCCCGGAGGGCCAGCTTGAGGTGCAGACGGTCATTGTCTAA
- the E4F1 gene encoding transcription factor E4F1 isoform X2, translating to MEGAMAVRVTAAHTAEARAEAGREAGEGGVAAAAAALAPGGFLGLPAPFSEEDEDDVHRCGRCQAEFTALEDFVQHKLQKACQRAPQEALPATPAAALLGREVAAGAAGSEEPITVAHIVVEAAALAGDISHSPDIVGGGHIKEVIVASEAEPGDSEVAEGPGSPSRRGPGLSAEGEQAQVKLLVNKDGRYVCMLCHKTFKTGSILKAHMVTHSSRKDHECKLCGASFRTKGSLIRHHRRHTDERPYKCAKCGKSFRESGALTRHLKSLTPCTEKIRFSMSKDMVVGKEDVPAGSSASTVGAVTPSSVAGEPMETSPVIHLVTDAKGTVIHEVHVQMQELPLGMKALAPEPPGPQELPCSSEGGRENLLHQAMQNSGIVLERAPGEEGTLGPATPTVSSPQPPGDAAPELPLLEVEQVETVAGEASSVPRTHPCPQCSETFPTAATLEAHKRGHAGPRPFTCPQCGKAFPKAYLLKKHQEVHVHERRFRCGDCGKLYKTIAHVRGHRRVHSDERPYPCPECGKRYKTKNAQQVHFRTHLEEKPHVCPFCSRGFREKGSLVRHVRHHTGEKPFKCYKCGRGFAEHGTLNRHLRTKGGCLLEVEELLVSEESPAAAAAVLTEDPHTVLVEFSSVVADTQEYIIEATADDAETSEATEIIEGTQTEVDSHIMKVVQQIVHQASAGHQIIVQNVTMDQEAQLGPEAAAADTITIATPESLTEQVAMTLASAISEGTVLTARSGTSGAEQATVTMVSSEDIEILEHAGELVIASPEGQLEVQTVIV from the exons ATGGAGGGCGCGATGGCAGTGCGGGTGACGGCCGCGCATACGGCAGAAGCCCGGGCCGAAGCCGGGCGGGAAGCGGGTGAGGGCGGGGtcgcggcggcggcagcggcctTGGCTCCTGGTGGCTTTCTCGGCCTCCCGGCGCCCTTCAGCGAGGAAG ATGAGGACGACGTGCACAGATGTGGCCGCTGCCAGGCAGAGTTCACCGCCCTGGAGGACTTCGTTCAGCATAAGCTCCAAAAAGCCTGCCAGCGGGCGCCTCAGGAGGCCCTGCCCGCCACCCCGGCCGCCGCGCTGCTGGGTCGGGAG GTGGCAGCAGGAGCGGCGGGCTCAGAGGAGCCCATCACTGTGGCCCACATTGTGGTGGAGGCGGCGGCGCTCGCGGGAGACATCAGCCACTCGCCTGACATAGTTG GAGGCGGACACATCAAAGAGGTCATCGTGGCCTCAGAGGCGGAGCCGGGGGACAGCGAGGTGGCTGAGGGCCCAGGCAGCCCCAGCCGGCGGGGGCCCGGGCTCTCTGCGGAGGGTGAGCAGGCCCAGGTCAAGCTGCTGGTGAACAAGGACGGCCGCTACGTGTGCATGCTCTGCCACAAGACCTTCAAGACG GGCAGCATCCTCAAGGCCCACATGGTCACGCACAGCAGCCGCAAAGACCACGAGTGCAAACTGTGCGGGGCCTCCTTCCGCACCAAAGGCTCGCTCATCCGGCACCACCGGAGGCACACAG ACGAGCGCCCCTATAAGTGTGCCAAGTGTGGGAAGAGCTTCCGGGAGTCGGGGGCACTAACCCGGCACCTGAAGTCTCTCACTCCGTGTACAGAAAAAATCCGCTTCAGCATGAGCAAAGACATGGTCGTCGGCAAAGAGGACGTGCCTGCAG GGTCCAGCGCCTCCACTGTGGGGGCTGTTACCCCGTCGTCGGTGGCAGGCGAGCCCATGGAGACCTCGCCAGTGATTCACCTGGTGACAGATGCCAAGGGCACCGTCATCCATGAAGTCCACGTCCAGATGCAGGAGCTTCCCCTGGGCATGAAGGCCCTCGCCCCGGAG CCCCCTGGCCCCCAGGAGCTTCCCTGCTCCAGCGAGGGCGGCCGCGAGAACCTTCTGCACCAGGCCATGCAGAACTCCGGCATCGTGCTCGAGCGGGCCCCCGGGGAGGAGGGGACCCTGGGGCCAGCCACCCCCACCGTGTCCAGTCCCCAGCCGCCCGGAGACGCTGCCCCGGAACTGCCGCTGCTGGAGGTGGAGCAGGTGGAGACA GTGGCTGGCGAGGCCTCGTCTGTGCCCAGGACCCACCCGTGCCCTCAGTGCAGTGAGACCTTCCCAACGGCGGCCACCCTGGAGGCCCACAAAAGAGGCCATGCAG GGCCGAGGCCCTTCACCTGCCCGCAGTGTGGCAAGGCCTTCCCCAAGGCCTACCTGCTCAAGAAGCACCAGGAGGTCCATGTGCATGAGCGCCGCTTCCGCTGCGGGGACTGCGGGAAGCTCTACAAGACCATCGCCCATGTCCGTGGCCACCGGCGTGTCCACTCGGACGAGCGGCCCTACCCCTGTCCTGAGTGTGGCAAGCGCTACAAGACCAAG AATGCCCAGCAGGTGCACTTCCGGACGCACCTGGAGGAGAAGCCACACGTGTGCCCGTTCTGCAGCCGCGGCTTCCGGGAGAAGGGCTCGCTGGTGCGGCACGTGCGGCAccacacgggcgagaagcccttCAAGTGCTACAAGTGTGGCCGTGGTTTCGCTGAGCACGGCACGCTCAACCGCCACCTGCGGACCAAGG GGGGCTGCCTGCTGGAGGTGGAGGAGCTGCTGGTGTCTGAGGAGAGCCCCGCTGCGGCCGCCGCCGTCCTGACCGAGGACCCGCACACCGTGTTGGTCGAGTTCTCGTCCGTGGTAGCTGACACGCAGGAGTACATCATCGAG GCCACCGCAGATGATGCAGAGACCAGTGAAGCCACGGAGATCATTGAGGGCACCCAGACggag GTGGACAGTCACATCATGAAGGTGGTGCAGCAGATAGTGCACCAGGCCAGCGCTGGGCACCAGATCATTGTGCAGAATGTGACCATGGACCAGGAGGCGCAGCTGGGCCCGGAGGCGGCCGCGGCCGACACCATCACCATCGCCACCCCCGAGAGCCTGACGGAGCAGGTGGCCATGACGCTGGCCTCGGCCATCAGCGAGGGCACTGTGCTCACTGCCCGCTCGGGTACCAGTGGCGCTGAGCAGGCCACTGTGACCATGGTTTCGTCAGAGGACATTGAGATCCTGGAGCATGCCGGCGAGCTGGTTATCGCCTCCCCGGAGGGCCAGCTTGAGGTGCAGACGGTCATTGTCTAA
- the E4F1 gene encoding transcription factor E4F1 isoform X3 — translation MEGAMAVRVTAAHTAEARAEAGREAGEGGVAAAAAALAPGGFLGLPAPFSEEDEDDVHRCGRCQAEFTALEDFVQHKLQKACQRAPQEALPATPAAALLGREVAAGAAGSEEPITVAHIVVEAAALAGDISHSPDIVGGGHIKEVIVASEAEPGDSEVAEGPGSPSRRGPGLSAEGEQAQVKLLVNKDGRYVCMLCHKTFKTGSILKAHMVTHSSRKDHECKLCGASFRTKGSLIRHHRRHTDERPYKCAKCGKSFRESGALTRHLKSLTPCTEKIRFSMSKDMVVGKEDVPAGSSASTVGAVTPSSVAGEPMETSPVIHLVTDAKGTVIHEVHVQMQELPLGMKALAPEPPGPQELPCSSEGGRENLLHQAMQNSGIVLERAPGEEGTLGPATPTVSSPQPPGDAAPELPLLEVEQQVAGEASSVPRTHPCPQCSETFPTAATLEAHKRGHAGPRPFTCPQCGKAFPKAYLLKKHQEVHVHERRFRCGDCGKLYKTIAHVRGHRRVHSDERPYPCPECGKRYKTKNAQQVHFRTHLEEKPHVCPFCSRGFREKGSLVRHVRHHTGEKPFKCYKCGRGFAEHGTLNRHLRTKGGCLLEVEELLVSEESPAAAAAVLTEDPHTVLVEFSSVVADTQEYIIEATADDAETSEATEIIEGTQTEVDSHIMKVVQQIVHQASAGHQIIVQNVTMDQEAQLGPEAAAADTITIATPESLTEQVAMTLASAISEGTVLTARSGTSGAEQATVTMVSSEDIEILEHAGELVIASPEGQLEVQTVIV, via the exons ATGGAGGGCGCGATGGCAGTGCGGGTGACGGCCGCGCATACGGCAGAAGCCCGGGCCGAAGCCGGGCGGGAAGCGGGTGAGGGCGGGGtcgcggcggcggcagcggcctTGGCTCCTGGTGGCTTTCTCGGCCTCCCGGCGCCCTTCAGCGAGGAAG ATGAGGACGACGTGCACAGATGTGGCCGCTGCCAGGCAGAGTTCACCGCCCTGGAGGACTTCGTTCAGCATAAGCTCCAAAAAGCCTGCCAGCGGGCGCCTCAGGAGGCCCTGCCCGCCACCCCGGCCGCCGCGCTGCTGGGTCGGGAG GTGGCAGCAGGAGCGGCGGGCTCAGAGGAGCCCATCACTGTGGCCCACATTGTGGTGGAGGCGGCGGCGCTCGCGGGAGACATCAGCCACTCGCCTGACATAGTTG GAGGCGGACACATCAAAGAGGTCATCGTGGCCTCAGAGGCGGAGCCGGGGGACAGCGAGGTGGCTGAGGGCCCAGGCAGCCCCAGCCGGCGGGGGCCCGGGCTCTCTGCGGAGGGTGAGCAGGCCCAGGTCAAGCTGCTGGTGAACAAGGACGGCCGCTACGTGTGCATGCTCTGCCACAAGACCTTCAAGACG GGCAGCATCCTCAAGGCCCACATGGTCACGCACAGCAGCCGCAAAGACCACGAGTGCAAACTGTGCGGGGCCTCCTTCCGCACCAAAGGCTCGCTCATCCGGCACCACCGGAGGCACACAG ACGAGCGCCCCTATAAGTGTGCCAAGTGTGGGAAGAGCTTCCGGGAGTCGGGGGCACTAACCCGGCACCTGAAGTCTCTCACTCCGTGTACAGAAAAAATCCGCTTCAGCATGAGCAAAGACATGGTCGTCGGCAAAGAGGACGTGCCTGCAG GGTCCAGCGCCTCCACTGTGGGGGCTGTTACCCCGTCGTCGGTGGCAGGCGAGCCCATGGAGACCTCGCCAGTGATTCACCTGGTGACAGATGCCAAGGGCACCGTCATCCATGAAGTCCACGTCCAGATGCAGGAGCTTCCCCTGGGCATGAAGGCCCTCGCCCCGGAG CCCCCTGGCCCCCAGGAGCTTCCCTGCTCCAGCGAGGGCGGCCGCGAGAACCTTCTGCACCAGGCCATGCAGAACTCCGGCATCGTGCTCGAGCGGGCCCCCGGGGAGGAGGGGACCCTGGGGCCAGCCACCCCCACCGTGTCCAGTCCCCAGCCGCCCGGAGACGCTGCCCCGGAACTGCCGCTGCTGGAGGTGGAGCAG CAGGTGGCTGGCGAGGCCTCGTCTGTGCCCAGGACCCACCCGTGCCCTCAGTGCAGTGAGACCTTCCCAACGGCGGCCACCCTGGAGGCCCACAAAAGAGGCCATGCAG GGCCGAGGCCCTTCACCTGCCCGCAGTGTGGCAAGGCCTTCCCCAAGGCCTACCTGCTCAAGAAGCACCAGGAGGTCCATGTGCATGAGCGCCGCTTCCGCTGCGGGGACTGCGGGAAGCTCTACAAGACCATCGCCCATGTCCGTGGCCACCGGCGTGTCCACTCGGACGAGCGGCCCTACCCCTGTCCTGAGTGTGGCAAGCGCTACAAGACCAAG AATGCCCAGCAGGTGCACTTCCGGACGCACCTGGAGGAGAAGCCACACGTGTGCCCGTTCTGCAGCCGCGGCTTCCGGGAGAAGGGCTCGCTGGTGCGGCACGTGCGGCAccacacgggcgagaagcccttCAAGTGCTACAAGTGTGGCCGTGGTTTCGCTGAGCACGGCACGCTCAACCGCCACCTGCGGACCAAGG GGGGCTGCCTGCTGGAGGTGGAGGAGCTGCTGGTGTCTGAGGAGAGCCCCGCTGCGGCCGCCGCCGTCCTGACCGAGGACCCGCACACCGTGTTGGTCGAGTTCTCGTCCGTGGTAGCTGACACGCAGGAGTACATCATCGAG GCCACCGCAGATGATGCAGAGACCAGTGAAGCCACGGAGATCATTGAGGGCACCCAGACggag GTGGACAGTCACATCATGAAGGTGGTGCAGCAGATAGTGCACCAGGCCAGCGCTGGGCACCAGATCATTGTGCAGAATGTGACCATGGACCAGGAGGCGCAGCTGGGCCCGGAGGCGGCCGCGGCCGACACCATCACCATCGCCACCCCCGAGAGCCTGACGGAGCAGGTGGCCATGACGCTGGCCTCGGCCATCAGCGAGGGCACTGTGCTCACTGCCCGCTCGGGTACCAGTGGCGCTGAGCAGGCCACTGTGACCATGGTTTCGTCAGAGGACATTGAGATCCTGGAGCATGCCGGCGAGCTGGTTATCGCCTCCCCGGAGGGCCAGCTTGAGGTGCAGACGGTCATTGTCTAA
- the E4F1 gene encoding transcription factor E4F1 isoform X5 gives MEGAMAVRVTAAHTAEARAEAGREAGEGGVAAAAAALAPGGFLGLPAPFSEEDEDDVHRCGRCQAEFTALEDFVQHKLQKACQRAPQEALPATPAAALLGREVAAGAAGSEEPITVAHIVVEAAALAGDISHSPDIVGGGHIKEVIVASEAEPGDSEVAEGPGSPSRRGPGLSAEGEQAQVKLLVNKDGRYVCMLCHKTFKTGSILKAHMVTHSSRKDHECKLCGASFRTKGSLIRHHRRHTEKIRFSMSKDMVVGKEDVPAGSSASTVGAVTPSSVAGEPMETSPVIHLVTDAKGTVIHEVHVQMQELPLGMKALAPEPPGPQELPCSSEGGRENLLHQAMQNSGIVLERAPGEEGTLGPATPTVSSPQPPGDAAPELPLLEVEQVETQVAGEASSVPRTHPCPQCSETFPTAATLEAHKRGHAGPRPFTCPQCGKAFPKAYLLKKHQEVHVHERRFRCGDCGKLYKTIAHVRGHRRVHSDERPYPCPECGKRYKTKNAQQVHFRTHLEEKPHVCPFCSRGFREKGSLVRHVRHHTGEKPFKCYKCGRGFAEHGTLNRHLRTKGGCLLEVEELLVSEESPAAAAAVLTEDPHTVLVEFSSVVADTQEYIIEATADDAETSEATEIIEGTQTEVDSHIMKVVQQIVHQASAGHQIIVQNVTMDQEAQLGPEAAAADTITIATPESLTEQVAMTLASAISEGTVLTARSGTSGAEQATVTMVSSEDIEILEHAGELVIASPEGQLEVQTVIV, from the exons ATGGAGGGCGCGATGGCAGTGCGGGTGACGGCCGCGCATACGGCAGAAGCCCGGGCCGAAGCCGGGCGGGAAGCGGGTGAGGGCGGGGtcgcggcggcggcagcggcctTGGCTCCTGGTGGCTTTCTCGGCCTCCCGGCGCCCTTCAGCGAGGAAG ATGAGGACGACGTGCACAGATGTGGCCGCTGCCAGGCAGAGTTCACCGCCCTGGAGGACTTCGTTCAGCATAAGCTCCAAAAAGCCTGCCAGCGGGCGCCTCAGGAGGCCCTGCCCGCCACCCCGGCCGCCGCGCTGCTGGGTCGGGAG GTGGCAGCAGGAGCGGCGGGCTCAGAGGAGCCCATCACTGTGGCCCACATTGTGGTGGAGGCGGCGGCGCTCGCGGGAGACATCAGCCACTCGCCTGACATAGTTG GAGGCGGACACATCAAAGAGGTCATCGTGGCCTCAGAGGCGGAGCCGGGGGACAGCGAGGTGGCTGAGGGCCCAGGCAGCCCCAGCCGGCGGGGGCCCGGGCTCTCTGCGGAGGGTGAGCAGGCCCAGGTCAAGCTGCTGGTGAACAAGGACGGCCGCTACGTGTGCATGCTCTGCCACAAGACCTTCAAGACG GGCAGCATCCTCAAGGCCCACATGGTCACGCACAGCAGCCGCAAAGACCACGAGTGCAAACTGTGCGGGGCCTCCTTCCGCACCAAAGGCTCGCTCATCCGGCACCACCGGAGGCACACAG AAAAAATCCGCTTCAGCATGAGCAAAGACATGGTCGTCGGCAAAGAGGACGTGCCTGCAG GGTCCAGCGCCTCCACTGTGGGGGCTGTTACCCCGTCGTCGGTGGCAGGCGAGCCCATGGAGACCTCGCCAGTGATTCACCTGGTGACAGATGCCAAGGGCACCGTCATCCATGAAGTCCACGTCCAGATGCAGGAGCTTCCCCTGGGCATGAAGGCCCTCGCCCCGGAG CCCCCTGGCCCCCAGGAGCTTCCCTGCTCCAGCGAGGGCGGCCGCGAGAACCTTCTGCACCAGGCCATGCAGAACTCCGGCATCGTGCTCGAGCGGGCCCCCGGGGAGGAGGGGACCCTGGGGCCAGCCACCCCCACCGTGTCCAGTCCCCAGCCGCCCGGAGACGCTGCCCCGGAACTGCCGCTGCTGGAGGTGGAGCAGGTGGAGACA CAGGTGGCTGGCGAGGCCTCGTCTGTGCCCAGGACCCACCCGTGCCCTCAGTGCAGTGAGACCTTCCCAACGGCGGCCACCCTGGAGGCCCACAAAAGAGGCCATGCAG GGCCGAGGCCCTTCACCTGCCCGCAGTGTGGCAAGGCCTTCCCCAAGGCCTACCTGCTCAAGAAGCACCAGGAGGTCCATGTGCATGAGCGCCGCTTCCGCTGCGGGGACTGCGGGAAGCTCTACAAGACCATCGCCCATGTCCGTGGCCACCGGCGTGTCCACTCGGACGAGCGGCCCTACCCCTGTCCTGAGTGTGGCAAGCGCTACAAGACCAAG AATGCCCAGCAGGTGCACTTCCGGACGCACCTGGAGGAGAAGCCACACGTGTGCCCGTTCTGCAGCCGCGGCTTCCGGGAGAAGGGCTCGCTGGTGCGGCACGTGCGGCAccacacgggcgagaagcccttCAAGTGCTACAAGTGTGGCCGTGGTTTCGCTGAGCACGGCACGCTCAACCGCCACCTGCGGACCAAGG GGGGCTGCCTGCTGGAGGTGGAGGAGCTGCTGGTGTCTGAGGAGAGCCCCGCTGCGGCCGCCGCCGTCCTGACCGAGGACCCGCACACCGTGTTGGTCGAGTTCTCGTCCGTGGTAGCTGACACGCAGGAGTACATCATCGAG GCCACCGCAGATGATGCAGAGACCAGTGAAGCCACGGAGATCATTGAGGGCACCCAGACggag GTGGACAGTCACATCATGAAGGTGGTGCAGCAGATAGTGCACCAGGCCAGCGCTGGGCACCAGATCATTGTGCAGAATGTGACCATGGACCAGGAGGCGCAGCTGGGCCCGGAGGCGGCCGCGGCCGACACCATCACCATCGCCACCCCCGAGAGCCTGACGGAGCAGGTGGCCATGACGCTGGCCTCGGCCATCAGCGAGGGCACTGTGCTCACTGCCCGCTCGGGTACCAGTGGCGCTGAGCAGGCCACTGTGACCATGGTTTCGTCAGAGGACATTGAGATCCTGGAGCATGCCGGCGAGCTGGTTATCGCCTCCCCGGAGGGCCAGCTTGAGGTGCAGACGGTCATTGTCTAA